In Candidatus Bathyarchaeota archaeon, a single window of DNA contains:
- a CDS encoding nucleotidyltransferase domain-containing protein → MRVFFPKFNRDEVAAKIREYAAELREKLGLEKVVLFGSYAKGTYTAASDIDLLIVFDDEKSSEGTVYRTLMKNIKLPRMELHLIPKSELPSYEGTRWMRLVEREGIRIL, encoded by the coding sequence GTGAGAGTATTCTTCCCAAAGTTTAACAGGGATGAGGTCGCAGCGAAGATAAGGGAATATGCCGCGGAGCTGCGAGAAAAGCTTGGGCTGGAGAAAGTTGTATTGTTCGGCTCCTATGCGAAGGGAACTTACACTGCGGCGAGCGACATAGACCTCCTGATAGTATTTGATGACGAGAAGAGCAGCGAAGGAACGGTTTATAGGACCTTAATGAAAAATATAAAACTTCCGAGGATGGAGCTGCACCTCATACCTAAAAGCGAATTGCCCAGCTACGAGGGAACGAGGTGGATGAGGCTCGTGGAGAGGGAGGGGATAAGGATACTGTAG
- a CDS encoding HEPN domain-containing protein, protein MVERSRDWLDQAEGDLEHARNDLRSGFYEWACFSAQQSAEKAVKAVFQRLGAEAWGRSVYDLLSNLGERVEVGEELLECALELDKAYIPTRYPNAHPSSSPRRRYTKREAERLIGYAERIFKFCESILPKV, encoded by the coding sequence ATGGTTGAGAGAAGTCGAGACTGGCTTGACCAGGCTGAGGGAGACCTGGAACATGCAAGAAACGATCTGAGATCGGGCTTCTACGAATGGGCCTGCTTCTCGGCCCAGCAGTCCGCGGAGAAAGCGGTGAAAGCGGTTTTTCAGAGACTCGGCGCGGAGGCGTGGGGCCGCTCGGTTTATGATCTCCTCTCAAATTTAGGGGAGAGGGTAGAGGTCGGCGAGGAGCTGTTGGAATGTGCCTTGGAGCTGGACAAAGCCTACATCCCAACCAGGTACCCGAACGCCCACCCCTCCTCCTCGCCTAGGAGAAGGTATACGAAGAGGGAGGCTGAACGCCTTATTGGATACGCCGAGAGGATATTCAAGTTCTGTGAGAGTATTCTTCCCAAAGTTTAA
- a CDS encoding extracellular solute-binding protein, whose product MSEEKKVSRRRYVAYAGAGVVIVAAAAAGGYYATRKPTPTPTPTVPATPTPKPTPTPTPTKPKYDYKTTFPTPPGETPKERAINGALMYLEAFPEAKGVTLVMTGTPGSEGHFKPEYFKEFTDATGLKVKEVTIDWGDIVPKMTAESVEKSGAYDTFLLCPQHYLGYFVEKGLILDPEASPANYYQRYQPQWKDEPPCPPPPAFYRGINCYKGKLWGCVYDYDLWTLHYRADLFEDPKEQKKFYDKYGYELRPPRTWKEYDDIAEFFTRPPDLYGTWVYVPLFWNRRNYKQILASRGVDYFDENMVPQIDSPAGIEAMEKLKWRVDNVCPPEAMTAIWDTAYDFFAKGKLAMEMAWASLKKYCEAMGLGEKVKNVPTPGVPTKDGRVRHASMIGESHMVFVNKYSKHPELAFALLTYYTDPEVSAKVVCDPAGFLEPFRVCHFDDPLVQKSYGGKYYTDVLKEAFDYVVPDINLATAPEYDDVLTKHVNAVLTGAESPKEGMRAVHDAWEEITERYGRDKLIEQLRTWGPPDHKGYGPKLAPLMNPDL is encoded by the coding sequence ATGTCTGAGGAGAAGAAGGTTTCTAGGCGTAGGTACGTCGCCTACGCTGGAGCAGGCGTCGTGATAGTGGCAGCCGCGGCCGCCGGAGGATACTACGCCACCAGGAAGCCGACGCCAACACCAACACCCACAGTACCAGCAACGCCGACCCCGAAGCCGACGCCAACACCAACACCCACAAAACCGAAATATGATTATAAGACTACTTTCCCGACGCCTCCCGGGGAGACGCCTAAGGAGAGGGCCATTAACGGGGCTCTGATGTACCTTGAGGCGTTCCCCGAAGCGAAGGGCGTAACGCTGGTTATGACAGGGACGCCCGGATCCGAGGGGCACTTTAAGCCTGAATATTTCAAGGAGTTCACCGATGCTACAGGCCTTAAGGTCAAAGAGGTAACCATTGATTGGGGAGATATAGTACCTAAGATGACCGCGGAGTCCGTGGAGAAATCTGGGGCCTACGATACGTTCCTCCTGTGCCCGCAGCATTACCTCGGCTACTTCGTGGAGAAGGGCTTAATCCTGGATCCGGAGGCCTCCCCGGCCAATTATTATCAGAGGTATCAGCCCCAGTGGAAGGATGAGCCGCCATGCCCGCCGCCCCCCGCCTTCTACAGGGGCATAAACTGCTATAAAGGGAAGCTTTGGGGCTGCGTATACGACTATGACCTGTGGACACTCCACTATAGAGCTGACCTGTTCGAGGATCCCAAGGAGCAGAAGAAATTCTATGATAAATATGGATACGAGCTGAGGCCTCCTAGAACATGGAAGGAGTACGATGATATAGCGGAGTTCTTCACGCGTCCACCCGACCTATACGGCACGTGGGTGTACGTTCCATTATTCTGGAATAGGAGGAACTATAAGCAGATACTTGCCTCGAGGGGCGTCGACTACTTCGATGAGAACATGGTTCCGCAGATAGATTCGCCGGCGGGGATAGAGGCCATGGAGAAGCTGAAGTGGAGGGTCGACAACGTCTGTCCCCCAGAGGCCATGACGGCTATATGGGACACCGCATACGACTTCTTCGCTAAGGGCAAGTTGGCGATGGAGATGGCCTGGGCCTCCCTGAAAAAATACTGCGAGGCCATGGGGCTGGGGGAGAAGGTTAAGAACGTGCCGACACCTGGAGTCCCAACAAAGGATGGGAGGGTGAGGCACGCATCAATGATCGGGGAGAGCCACATGGTATTCGTCAACAAGTATAGTAAGCATCCGGAGCTGGCCTTCGCCCTGCTCACCTACTACACTGATCCGGAGGTCAGCGCGAAGGTGGTCTGCGATCCAGCGGGGTTCCTCGAGCCCTTCAGGGTCTGCCACTTCGACGATCCCCTCGTACAGAAGTCCTACGGAGGAAAATACTATACGGACGTCTTAAAGGAGGCGTTCGACTACGTCGTGCCGGATATAAACCTGGCTACGGCGCCGGAGTACGATGACGTTTTAACGAAGCACGTCAACGCGGTCCTGACGGGCGCCGAGTCGCCGAAGGAGGGCATGAGGGCGGTCCACGACGCGTGGGAGGAGATCACCGAGCGCTACGGGAGAGATAAGCTCATCGAGCAGCTGAGGACCTGGGGTCCCCCGGACCACAAGGGGTACGGCCCCAAGCTCGCTCCGCTGATGAACCCAGACCTATAG
- a CDS encoding ABC transporter ATP-binding protein, whose product MASVRFENVSKSFGDKRVLHNLTFEVRDKEFFCILGPPGAGKTTTLKLIAGLERADEGDIYIGGQRVNDLPPRHRDVSMQFESLTLFPNKSGYENIAFPLRVRGRPENEIKESVLRVARLLKIEHILDREPRTFSGGERQRVALARAIVRRPKVILLDEPLSNIDALLRLNMRVELKRLAREIGQTIIFSTHDQAEAMSMAQRVLVLYEGQVHQIGAPEELYNRPADTIVAKMMGSPPMNLMECSYEGGKLSSSVFLIDAGRYSEYLAGATSNEMLLGVRPEDLKLSDRPSSENAFKVKIFSYEPLGAKTLVKVATEDGGILDVIGEPWMKYEMDREVWLDFDLDKIHLFDRRSGKILV is encoded by the coding sequence ATGGCCTCCGTCAGGTTCGAAAATGTGAGTAAGAGTTTTGGAGATAAAAGGGTACTCCATAACCTCACCTTCGAAGTTAGGGATAAGGAGTTCTTCTGTATATTGGGCCCCCCGGGGGCGGGGAAGACCACGACCCTTAAGCTTATAGCAGGTTTAGAAAGGGCGGATGAGGGTGATATATACATAGGTGGACAGCGGGTGAACGATCTACCACCCCGCCACAGGGATGTATCCATGCAGTTCGAAAGCTTGACGCTTTTTCCGAATAAGAGCGGGTACGAGAACATCGCCTTCCCCTTGAGGGTGAGGGGGAGGCCTGAGAACGAGATTAAGGAGAGCGTGTTGAGGGTTGCGAGGCTATTAAAGATAGAGCACATACTGGATAGGGAGCCTAGAACGTTCAGCGGCGGGGAGAGGCAGAGGGTGGCCCTCGCAAGGGCTATCGTGAGAAGGCCTAAGGTAATATTGCTAGATGAGCCTCTGAGCAATATAGATGCGCTGCTCAGGCTAAACATGAGGGTTGAGCTGAAACGCTTAGCCAGGGAGATAGGCCAAACGATCATATTCTCAACCCATGACCAGGCGGAGGCCATGTCCATGGCCCAAAGGGTCCTGGTCCTATATGAGGGCCAAGTGCATCAAATAGGGGCTCCTGAGGAGCTCTATAACAGGCCTGCGGATACTATTGTGGCCAAGATGATGGGGAGCCCCCCGATGAACCTCATGGAATGCTCATATGAGGGGGGAAAGCTGTCTTCAAGCGTGTTCCTGATAGATGCAGGCAGATATAGTGAATATTTGGCTGGGGCAACATCCAACGAAATGCTGCTCGGTGTTAGACCTGAGGATTTGAAACTCTCGGATAGACCCTCCTCGGAAAACGCCTTTAAGGTTAAGATCTTCAGTTACGAGCCCCTGGGAGCCAAAACGCTAGTCAAGGTAGCTACCGAAGACGGGGGAATACTGGATGTAATAGGGGAGCCGTGGATGAAATATGAGATGGATAGGGAGGTGTGGCTGGACTTCGACCTAGATAAGATCCATTTATTCGACAGGAGGAGCGGAAAGATCCTAGTTTAG
- a CDS encoding ABC transporter ATP-binding protein, translating to MTEIKLVKLRKEFNSLVAVNDLTLTIDDGTLVSLLGPSGCGKTTTLRMIAGLTTPTSGEIYFDDRLVNDLRPQERKVGLVFQDYAIFPNMNAFDNIAFGLKIRGLPREEIRKRVLEVAELLNIKGILGSMPRRMSLSELQSVALARTLVTNPSVLLLDEPLSNLDAALRARMRAELKRLQREIGQTVIYVTHDQLEAIAISDKIAIMNLGILHQYGTPEEIYNNPKTRFVAGFIGSPPMNFIECTFIEEDGGFLDLGVGKVDVSTYKGAIKEGCSSPEVTLGARPEDIRIGRERMSGNSLEVRVEAYEPLGSEAVIDVMLGETLVRVTAPVTFTARAGDKAYIEFDSRKVHVIDRKTEKVVI from the coding sequence ATGACTGAGATAAAACTGGTAAAGCTTAGAAAGGAGTTCAACTCGTTGGTGGCGGTGAATGATCTAACCCTTACGATAGATGATGGGACTCTAGTATCGCTGCTGGGTCCGTCGGGCTGTGGAAAAACCACGACCTTAAGGATGATAGCGGGGCTTACAACCCCCACCAGCGGAGAAATATACTTCGATGATAGGCTAGTTAACGATTTGAGGCCGCAGGAGAGGAAGGTTGGGTTAGTGTTCCAGGACTACGCGATATTTCCAAACATGAATGCATTCGACAATATCGCTTTCGGGCTTAAGATAAGAGGTCTACCCAGGGAGGAGATTAGGAAGAGGGTATTAGAGGTAGCGGAGCTATTAAACATTAAAGGTATTTTGGGTTCCATGCCCAGGAGGATGAGCCTGAGCGAGCTGCAGAGCGTGGCATTAGCGAGAACGCTTGTGACGAACCCCTCGGTCCTCCTCTTAGACGAGCCTTTAAGTAACTTGGATGCGGCGCTCAGGGCGAGGATGCGCGCGGAACTGAAGAGGCTGCAGAGGGAGATCGGGCAGACAGTCATATACGTGACGCATGATCAACTGGAGGCGATAGCGATCTCCGATAAGATAGCCATAATGAACCTGGGGATACTCCACCAATACGGCACGCCCGAGGAGATATATAATAATCCTAAAACCAGGTTCGTCGCAGGCTTCATAGGTAGCCCTCCAATGAATTTCATAGAGTGCACTTTCATCGAAGAGGATGGGGGGTTCCTGGATCTAGGGGTTGGGAAGGTCGATGTTTCAACTTATAAGGGCGCGATCAAGGAGGGATGCTCCTCACCCGAGGTAACCCTCGGCGCTAGACCCGAGGATATAAGGATCGGCCGTGAGAGGATGTCAGGGAACTCCCTTGAAGTCCGCGTCGAAGCATACGAACCTCTAGGGAGCGAGGCGGTCATAGATGTGATGCTGGGGGAGACCCTTGTAAGGGTAACCGCGCCCGTGACCTTCACCGCAAGGGCGGGGGATAAAGCATACATAGAATTTGACAGCCGCAAGGTCCATGTAATAGACAGGAAGACGGAGAAGGTCGTCATCTGA
- a CDS encoding carbohydrate ABC transporter permease gives MSVEETAMEKQTLTGWILILLGLVLVIFPLFWILSTSLKSIGEWVTYPPIFIPERLAVENYLSIFTGGALGGGFVARVPNVTKSVIDSAICSVGGTAISIIIGLLAAFGIARHRMGGEFFPIFLLSARMAPPIVAAIPLLILYSIIGLVDTHIGLIIAYACFTLPYSTWMIASFIEEVPRDLEEAAQVDGMSTLESHFKVTLPLIRGGIAATSLFVFILNWSEFLLALTLTHEKVLTIPVQIKAFFTYSGQLYGPQSAFGVIAIIPLIIFSLIIQRHLVRGLTFGAIKG, from the coding sequence ATGAGCGTAGAAGAGACGGCTATGGAGAAGCAGACCCTGACGGGCTGGATCCTAATCCTACTAGGTCTAGTCTTAGTAATATTCCCCTTATTCTGGATATTATCGACCTCGTTGAAGTCCATCGGGGAATGGGTTACCTACCCACCCATATTTATACCTGAAAGATTGGCGGTGGAGAACTATCTAAGCATCTTTACCGGAGGAGCGCTGGGAGGGGGATTTGTGGCGAGGGTGCCCAACGTTACTAAGTCGGTGATAGACAGCGCCATATGCAGCGTCGGCGGGACAGCCATCTCGATAATAATAGGATTGTTGGCTGCCTTCGGAATAGCACGCCACCGCATGGGTGGAGAATTCTTTCCAATATTCCTATTATCTGCGCGGATGGCTCCTCCAATAGTGGCAGCCATACCGTTACTCATATTATACTCGATAATAGGGCTGGTGGATACGCATATAGGCCTCATAATAGCTTACGCATGTTTTACTCTCCCCTACTCCACCTGGATGATAGCCAGCTTCATAGAGGAGGTCCCCCGGGATCTGGAGGAGGCAGCTCAGGTAGACGGCATGTCCACCCTGGAAAGCCACTTCAAGGTTACTCTACCCCTGATAAGGGGCGGGATCGCGGCCACATCCCTGTTCGTATTCATACTGAACTGGAGCGAGTTCCTCCTGGCTTTGACGTTAACCCATGAGAAGGTCCTCACGATACCCGTCCAGATAAAGGCCTTCTTCACATATTCAGGGCAACTCTATGGGCCACAATCAGCGTTCGGGGTGATAGCTATCATACCGTTGATAATCTTCTCCCTGATCATTCAGAGGCACCTAGTGCGAGGCCTAACCTTCGGAGCCATTAAGGGATGA
- a CDS encoding sugar ABC transporter permease — MAQAKSFRERLSEFSETAPGRFLMLHGPIYVILFLILLFPFLLEIYLSFSDWEPGRGEWWFAHFNYGLGFSRIFRDFRLWYSVGITFLIAAIAVGAEFALGLIGAALFSRSFKGKRGLTAIFLVPMFFMPVVVAYNFWMMFQPTGPINFVIGKMFGREIVYPWLSRAGSAFAALIITDIWQWTPFMFLILNAGMLSLPQSPIEAAKVLGASEWQIFRRIKLPMLKNIIIIALVIRFMEALKLFDTPYILTGGGPGFATETLSIYTYIVGVQTGRLGYGSSIAMLLLILILLIISPAVRPILRRR, encoded by the coding sequence TTGGCTCAGGCTAAGAGTTTCCGTGAGAGGCTTTCAGAGTTCTCAGAAACGGCGCCGGGAAGGTTCCTAATGTTGCATGGGCCAATATACGTGATCCTATTCTTGATCTTGCTATTCCCCTTCCTCCTGGAGATATATTTAAGCTTCTCCGACTGGGAGCCCGGCCGAGGGGAGTGGTGGTTCGCCCACTTCAATTATGGCTTGGGCTTCTCAAGGATATTCAGAGACTTCAGATTATGGTACTCTGTGGGGATAACCTTCCTGATAGCGGCCATAGCAGTGGGAGCGGAGTTCGCCCTGGGCCTGATCGGAGCGGCGCTGTTCTCGAGGAGTTTTAAGGGTAAGAGAGGTTTAACGGCGATATTCCTGGTACCTATGTTCTTCATGCCGGTCGTGGTCGCGTATAATTTCTGGATGATGTTCCAGCCGACGGGGCCGATCAATTTTGTAATCGGAAAAATGTTTGGGAGGGAGATCGTGTATCCCTGGCTCTCCAGGGCGGGATCGGCGTTTGCAGCCTTAATCATCACGGACATTTGGCAGTGGACGCCCTTCATGTTCTTAATATTAAATGCAGGTATGCTCTCGCTGCCCCAGAGCCCCATAGAGGCAGCCAAAGTGTTAGGGGCTTCGGAATGGCAGATCTTCAGGCGTATAAAGCTCCCAATGTTGAAGAACATCATCATCATAGCTTTAGTGATCCGGTTCATGGAGGCGTTAAAGCTATTCGACACTCCATACATCCTAACTGGAGGGGGGCCCGGATTCGCAACTGAAACCCTGTCGATCTACACCTACATAGTGGGTGTCCAGACGGGGAGGCTAGGCTACGGATCATCCATAGCGATGCTCCTCCTCATATTAATCCTGCTCATAATCTCTCCCGCGGTTAGGCCTATACTGAGGAGGAGGTGA
- a CDS encoding FAD-dependent oxidoreductase, with product MASKLKYPNLFKPIWIGDIEVKNRIVHVPTDISSSNADGSINERVIHYHEELAKAGVGLIEVGATTPDSKTGRPTVTCIVADGDNYIPGLHRLARAMQRYGARCTVQIQHPGRQAAMPRYEQVSCSDIVTVQPASAGHEVVYATAEAKGKAARAMSIEEIYDLIDKFSEAAWRVQQAGFDGVTLHAAHGYLIAQFMSEYTNRRIDRFGGSFENRMRFPLEIIRDIQRKCGPDFPILFRYSADEFVPGGRTLEESVKVAKVLESAGVAALDISAGTFDTPGPVMDPMYYPEGWCVYMAETIKKAVSIPVITSHSLRDPGFCDRIIAEGKADMVGFSRQFIADPYWTMKAYHGKPEEIRKCISCLVGCWQESLMIKHELKCAINPAVGDERFWDIGKASRKLSIAIVGGGPSGMEAARFAVMRGHKPVIFEREGELGGALKYCCMVPHKITKMRWYMDWIRNQIKRLNVEVHLRTEPSAGELGGYDLVLVGTGGESLRPDIPGADKAVRFEEVLRCNFFNCPWHPGDRPGPVEVGERVLVWGDHFAGANTAEALALAGKDVTVVTENREFATNLEPVHRDVMMKLFSGVNPEGLSGKVPRIPVKIYTGSTVYSISNGKAVVQDGRFIRREVPADTVVLAHVKPSNSLYKELVEDGVKAVLMGDAVKVRNLLHATREGAHYALEADADTVINANLKPCRNLPMEVQWALFGERP from the coding sequence ATGGCTTCAAAACTGAAGTATCCGAACCTTTTCAAGCCTATATGGATAGGGGATATAGAGGTCAAGAACAGGATCGTGCACGTACCCACCGATATAAGCTCATCCAACGCCGATGGGAGCATAAATGAGAGGGTTATACATTATCATGAGGAGCTCGCGAAGGCAGGGGTGGGATTGATAGAGGTGGGGGCTACGACGCCGGATAGCAAGACGGGCCGACCCACGGTGACCTGCATCGTAGCCGACGGCGATAACTACATTCCAGGCCTCCACAGGCTGGCCAGGGCCATGCAGCGATACGGCGCCAGATGCACGGTGCAAATACAGCATCCGGGGAGGCAGGCGGCCATGCCGAGGTATGAACAGGTGTCGTGCAGCGACATAGTCACCGTGCAGCCTGCGTCGGCCGGCCACGAGGTGGTTTACGCCACAGCCGAGGCGAAGGGGAAGGCTGCTAGGGCTATGAGCATCGAGGAGATCTACGACCTAATCGACAAGTTCTCAGAGGCGGCGTGGAGGGTGCAGCAGGCGGGATTCGACGGGGTTACATTACATGCAGCCCACGGCTATTTAATAGCCCAATTCATGAGCGAGTATACGAATAGGAGGATAGATAGGTTTGGAGGATCCTTCGAAAACCGTATGAGGTTCCCCCTAGAGATAATTAGGGATATACAGAGGAAGTGTGGACCGGACTTTCCGATATTGTTCAGGTATTCGGCTGATGAATTCGTCCCCGGCGGTAGAACCCTCGAGGAAAGCGTCAAGGTTGCGAAGGTTCTCGAAAGCGCCGGCGTGGCTGCTCTCGACATAAGCGCAGGCACCTTCGACACCCCAGGGCCCGTGATGGACCCCATGTACTACCCCGAGGGGTGGTGCGTCTACATGGCTGAGACCATAAAGAAAGCCGTATCAATACCCGTCATAACCAGCCATAGTCTGAGGGACCCGGGGTTCTGCGACCGCATAATAGCGGAGGGGAAGGCGGATATGGTCGGGTTTTCAAGGCAGTTCATAGCGGATCCCTACTGGACTATGAAGGCTTACCATGGAAAACCCGAGGAGATAAGGAAATGCATCTCCTGCCTAGTCGGGTGCTGGCAGGAGTCCCTCATGATAAAGCATGAGCTCAAATGCGCCATAAACCCCGCCGTGGGGGATGAGAGGTTCTGGGACATAGGGAAGGCCTCCAGGAAGCTGAGCATAGCCATAGTCGGCGGCGGACCATCCGGGATGGAGGCTGCTAGATTCGCCGTGATGAGGGGCCATAAGCCGGTGATATTTGAAAGGGAGGGCGAGCTGGGCGGGGCCCTGAAGTACTGCTGCATGGTCCCGCATAAGATAACCAAGATGAGATGGTACATGGACTGGATTAGAAACCAGATAAAGAGGTTAAACGTGGAGGTTCATTTGAGGACCGAGCCCTCAGCGGGTGAGCTGGGCGGATACGACCTGGTCCTAGTAGGGACGGGCGGGGAGAGCCTCCGGCCGGATATCCCAGGGGCTGATAAAGCCGTTAGGTTCGAGGAGGTCCTAAGATGCAACTTCTTCAATTGCCCATGGCATCCCGGGGATAGACCGGGTCCAGTAGAGGTGGGGGAGAGGGTTCTCGTATGGGGAGACCACTTCGCAGGGGCGAACACAGCGGAAGCCTTAGCCCTGGCGGGGAAGGATGTTACCGTTGTGACGGAGAATAGGGAGTTCGCCACTAACCTGGAGCCGGTGCATCGGGACGTGATGATGAAGCTGTTCTCGGGTGTAAACCCTGAAGGGTTATCAGGTAAAGTCCCCAGGATCCCCGTCAAAATCTATACGGGCTCAACTGTATACAGCATCTCCAACGGTAAAGCCGTGGTCCAGGATGGCAGGTTCATAAGGAGGGAAGTGCCCGCGGACACGGTAGTACTGGCACACGTGAAACCTAGCAACAGCCTCTATAAGGAGTTGGTAGAAGATGGGGTCAAAGCCGTGCTAATGGGTGACGCCGTAAAGGTCAGGAACCTACTCCACGCCACAAGGGAAGGCGCGCATTACGCCCTCGAAGCCGATGCAGATACGGTGATTAACGCGAACTTGAAACCATGCCGGAACCTACCCATGGAGGTCCAATGGGCCCTCTTCGGTGAACGGCCATAA
- a CDS encoding Gfo/Idh/MocA family oxidoreductase → MERLGIGFVGTGFVNTFHANAFRAVRDAEITAVYSRTEEKGKSFASLCRELRVGDPKPYTDLAKMVEDPEVDAVWIGNPNFLRVQTVRTIVEEVTQGKAELKGICCEKPLARNVKEAQELVNLVEKARLLHGYLENNVFMPPIVRGKDILWRRGAAIAGRPYLARAAEEHSGPHSPWFWIGRNTGGGVLMDMACHSLEASRFLLTSPSEDKGSIVPKAVSAEIATLKWVVPRYMEALRSRWKGEVDYAKEPAEDYARVNIVYESKEGEVLIAETFNSWSFMGPGMRLMFELIGPEYFMYINDQQPYLHVFFSREVKGPAGEDFMEKQTAEQGLMPVLDDESFVYGYQWEDRHMVESFLKGEMPRENWHDGLFIVKLMMTAYMAAESGKKLKFPPPGLEDYIPGVQKGTYSPRSILEGSI, encoded by the coding sequence ATGGAACGCCTCGGTATAGGTTTTGTAGGTACGGGTTTTGTAAATACGTTTCATGCAAATGCGTTTAGGGCTGTAAGGGATGCGGAGATAACCGCTGTATACTCGAGGACTGAGGAGAAGGGTAAAAGCTTTGCCTCCCTATGCAGGGAACTTAGGGTAGGTGATCCGAAGCCCTACACAGATCTAGCTAAGATGGTTGAGGACCCAGAGGTTGACGCCGTATGGATAGGTAACCCGAACTTCTTAAGGGTTCAAACGGTGAGAACCATAGTTGAAGAGGTAACTCAGGGGAAGGCTGAGCTGAAAGGGATATGTTGCGAAAAGCCTTTGGCTAGGAACGTTAAAGAGGCCCAGGAGCTAGTTAACCTGGTGGAGAAGGCCCGCCTCCTCCACGGATATTTAGAGAATAACGTCTTCATGCCCCCCATAGTGCGCGGAAAAGACATACTGTGGAGGAGGGGGGCTGCCATAGCTGGAAGGCCTTACCTGGCAAGGGCGGCTGAAGAGCATTCCGGCCCCCACTCGCCCTGGTTCTGGATTGGGAGGAACACAGGCGGCGGGGTGCTCATGGATATGGCCTGCCACAGCCTTGAAGCGTCCAGATTCCTGCTGACGAGCCCCAGTGAGGATAAGGGCTCCATCGTACCTAAGGCGGTGAGCGCCGAAATAGCCACTCTGAAATGGGTGGTTCCCCGATACATGGAGGCTTTGAGGAGCCGATGGAAAGGGGAGGTGGATTACGCGAAGGAGCCCGCCGAAGACTACGCCAGGGTAAACATAGTTTATGAGAGCAAAGAGGGCGAAGTCTTAATCGCTGAAACCTTTAATTCCTGGAGCTTCATGGGCCCGGGGATGCGCCTAATGTTCGAGCTTATAGGGCCGGAGTATTTCATGTACATCAATGACCAGCAGCCCTACCTCCACGTCTTCTTCAGCAGGGAGGTTAAAGGCCCGGCGGGGGAAGACTTTATGGAGAAGCAGACGGCTGAGCAGGGGCTCATGCCTGTATTGGATGATGAAAGCTTCGTGTACGGCTACCAATGGGAAGACAGGCATATGGTTGAATCTTTCCTTAAGGGAGAGATGCCTAGGGAGAACTGGCACGACGGCCTATTCATCGTGAAGTTGATGATGACCGCTTATATGGCGGCTGAAAGCGGGAAGAAGCTCAAGTTCCCCCCTCCAGGCCTAGAGGACTACATACCGGGGGTACAGAAGGGTACCTACAGTCCAAGATCGATCCTGGAAGGATCCATTTAA